A genomic segment from Syntrophales bacterium encodes:
- a CDS encoding ribonuclease HI family protein, whose amino-acid sequence MSKTTVIVDACCHVANAHLPGRAGRGYCACGVLIIDACGQELEHAKYLGEMTVPEAEFQGLIYALDKASECTRHEIEVWMDSELVIKWMRKEYRLKKDHIKPLYDKAETLSRRFQSVEFFHHSRNTVNAKRADRIAATEYDKHHKPDKAGGK is encoded by the coding sequence ATGTCAAAGACGACAGTGATTGTAGATGCATGTTGCCATGTAGCTAATGCGCATTTGCCAGGCCGAGCGGGCCGTGGTTATTGTGCGTGCGGTGTACTGATTATTGATGCATGTGGGCAAGAGTTAGAACATGCTAAATATTTGGGAGAGATGACTGTCCCGGAGGCAGAGTTTCAAGGATTGATATATGCACTTGATAAAGCATCGGAATGTACCAGACATGAAATAGAAGTTTGGATGGATAGCGAATTAGTTATCAAGTGGATGCGTAAGGAATATAGATTGAAAAAGGATCACATTAAACCTCTTTACGATAAGGCGGAGACACTATCAAGACGATTTCAATCAGTAGAATTCTTTCATCATAGCAGAAATACGGTAAATGCGAAACGGGCTGATAGAATTGCAGCGACAGAATATGATAAACACCACAAACCAGATAAAGCAGGCGGAAAATGA